In one window of Demequina sp. NBRC 110054 DNA:
- a CDS encoding RluA family pseudouridine synthase, whose product MSETRYLPVPDAVVGERADAALSRMLGLSRTKAAEILESGSAMLDGRILGKSDRLSDGVLAVEIPDDREPAPEPEIPGGLMIVYEDQDLVVVDKPVGVAAHPSPGWTGPTVVGGLASAAVTLADAGPPERKGIVHRLDVGTSGLMVVAKSVPAYSALKAAFKERTVEKIYHAIAQGHMDPTEGTIDAPIGRHPSSDWKFAVVEGGKPSVTHYEVLEMFPAASLLEIHLETGRTHQIRVHMQAMRHPLVGDLTYGADPMLAKRLNLGRQWLHAHELAFEHPTRGGEVRVVSQYPEDLASALEKLRA is encoded by the coding sequence GTGTCTGAGACCCGCTACCTCCCCGTCCCCGACGCCGTCGTGGGCGAGAGGGCCGATGCCGCGCTGTCCCGGATGCTGGGGCTGTCGCGCACGAAGGCCGCTGAGATCCTCGAGTCGGGCTCCGCGATGCTCGACGGGCGGATCCTCGGCAAGTCGGATCGTCTGTCGGATGGGGTCCTCGCGGTCGAGATCCCGGACGATCGCGAGCCCGCTCCTGAGCCTGAGATCCCCGGTGGACTCATGATCGTGTACGAGGACCAGGACCTCGTCGTCGTGGACAAGCCCGTCGGCGTCGCCGCTCACCCGTCACCAGGCTGGACAGGACCCACGGTCGTCGGTGGACTCGCCTCGGCGGCGGTGACGCTCGCCGATGCCGGTCCTCCCGAGCGCAAGGGCATCGTCCACCGCCTCGACGTGGGCACCTCGGGACTCATGGTGGTCGCGAAGTCCGTGCCCGCCTACAGCGCGCTCAAGGCCGCGTTCAAGGAGCGCACGGTCGAGAAGATCTACCACGCGATCGCGCAGGGCCATATGGACCCCACCGAGGGGACCATCGACGCGCCCATCGGGCGCCACCCCAGCTCGGACTGGAAGTTCGCGGTCGTCGAGGGCGGCAAGCCTTCGGTCACCCACTACGAGGTCCTCGAGATGTTCCCCGCTGCGTCGCTGCTGGAGATCCACCTCGAGACCGGCCGCACGCATCAGATCCGCGTGCACATGCAGGCGATGCGCCACCCGCTCGTCGGGGATCTCACGTACGGCGCCGACCCGATGCTCGCGAAGCGGCTGAACCTCGGACGGCAGTGGCTGCATGCGCATGAGCTCGCATTCGAGCACCCGACGCGCGGCGGCGAGGTGCGGGTCGTCTCGCAGTATCCCGAGGACCTCGCGTCCGCGCTCGAGAAGCTGCGGGCCTGA
- the dnaE gene encoding DNA polymerase III subunit alpha translates to MPGKEFTHLHVHTEYSMLDGAARIGDLMTEVKSLGQNAIAITDHGYLFGAYEFWSKATAAGVKPIIGLEAYLTPGTARADKTRVRWGERGQESDDVSAGGAYTHATMWAETTEGMHNLFRMGSYASLEGHFHKARIDRDLLQRYAKGIIATTGCPSGEVQTRLRLGQYEEAIKAAAEFQDIFGKDNYFVELMDHNLSIEKRVYEDLIRVAKAIGAPLVATNDLHYVRKEDAHAHEALLCIQSGSNLNEPTYDQGGKRFAFSGDGYYVKSSEEMWDLWGDAHPDALTNTMAIAERCEVAFDTKADYMPVYDCPPGEDEHSWFVKEVQKGLHLRYGETIPSEVQERANFEIEVIAGKGYPGYFLVVADFIQWAKDHGIRVGPGRGSGAGSMAAYAMKITDIDPLVHQLYFERFLNPERESKPDFDVDFDERRRAEVIRYVSDKYGEDRVSMIVTYGTIKAKQALKDGARVLGKPFAVGEQLTKAYPDAIMGKDMPLGAVNDESHKQYHEAADFRALLETDPEAAEVMDLARGLEGLKRQWGVHAAGVIMSSDPLIDIIPIMRREQDGAIITQFDYPTCETLGLVKMDFLGLRNLTILDDALDNIVDNGKDPLVLEDLELADEGTFKLLQSGDTLGVFQLDGLAMRSLLRQMRPDSFEDISAVLALYRPGPMGMNSHTNYAERKNGRQEIQPIHPELDEPLKEVLGITYGLIVYQEQVQRIAQIVAGYTLGAADLLRRAMGKKKKEILDKEFEPFKNGALERGYSIEAINALWETMLPFADYAFNKAHTAAYGVLSFWTAYLKAHYPTEYMAALLTSVGTDKDKSALYLAECRRMGISVLTPDVNESRAFFSAVGSDIRFGMAAVRNVGANVVAEIVKAREEKGKFTSFSDFLDKVPASVCNKRTIDSLIKSGAFDSLDHTRRSLNTIHEQAIDSVVGVKRQEATGQFDLFGMDEELGGGVKVSVPDIEEWDKKTLLNLERDMLGLYVSDHPLSGLENVLRSESSHQILTATPSHGVSDGDQVTFAGLLTRVDRRIAKSGNAYAIVTLEDLTGETEISFFGKTYETYARDLADDAVIVIKARARERGDGGMQFSAVELRVPNLNVQDNSPVVITLPASRATPPVVEEVRSILTSHPGGIEVKLVLTGSGDPVTVSVDDKFRVTRSSALYGDLKAALGPACLA, encoded by the coding sequence ATGCCGGGCAAGGAATTCACTCATCTGCACGTCCACACCGAGTACTCCATGCTGGACGGCGCGGCCCGCATCGGCGATCTCATGACGGAGGTCAAGAGCCTGGGTCAGAACGCGATCGCGATCACCGACCACGGCTACCTGTTCGGCGCGTACGAGTTCTGGAGCAAGGCCACCGCCGCGGGAGTGAAGCCCATCATCGGTCTCGAGGCCTACCTCACGCCGGGCACGGCCCGCGCCGACAAGACCCGCGTGCGCTGGGGCGAGCGCGGCCAGGAGTCCGACGACGTCTCGGCCGGTGGCGCCTACACGCACGCGACCATGTGGGCAGAGACCACCGAGGGCATGCACAACCTGTTCCGGATGGGCTCGTATGCGAGCCTCGAGGGGCACTTCCACAAGGCGCGCATCGACCGCGACCTTCTCCAGCGCTATGCCAAGGGCATCATCGCGACCACGGGCTGCCCGTCCGGAGAGGTCCAGACCCGCCTGCGCCTGGGGCAGTACGAGGAGGCCATCAAGGCCGCCGCGGAGTTCCAGGACATCTTCGGCAAGGACAACTACTTCGTCGAGCTCATGGACCACAACCTGTCCATCGAGAAGCGCGTCTACGAGGACCTCATCCGCGTCGCCAAGGCCATCGGCGCTCCGCTCGTCGCGACCAACGACCTGCATTACGTGCGCAAGGAGGACGCCCACGCGCACGAGGCGCTGCTGTGCATCCAGTCGGGCTCCAACCTCAACGAGCCCACCTACGACCAGGGCGGCAAGCGCTTCGCGTTCTCGGGCGACGGCTACTACGTCAAGTCATCCGAGGAGATGTGGGACCTCTGGGGAGACGCGCACCCCGACGCGCTCACCAACACCATGGCGATCGCGGAACGCTGCGAGGTCGCGTTCGACACCAAGGCCGACTACATGCCGGTCTACGACTGCCCGCCAGGCGAGGACGAGCACTCGTGGTTCGTCAAGGAGGTCCAGAAGGGCCTCCACCTGCGCTACGGCGAGACGATCCCGTCGGAGGTGCAGGAGCGCGCCAACTTCGAGATCGAGGTCATCGCGGGCAAGGGATACCCCGGCTACTTCCTCGTCGTCGCCGACTTCATCCAGTGGGCCAAGGACCACGGCATCCGCGTCGGCCCCGGCCGTGGCTCCGGTGCGGGCTCGATGGCCGCGTACGCGATGAAGATCACCGACATCGACCCGCTGGTCCACCAGCTGTACTTCGAGCGCTTCCTCAACCCGGAGCGCGAGTCCAAGCCCGACTTCGATGTGGACTTCGACGAGCGTCGTCGCGCCGAGGTCATCCGCTACGTGTCGGACAAGTACGGCGAGGACCGGGTGTCGATGATCGTCACCTACGGCACGATCAAGGCCAAGCAGGCGCTCAAGGACGGCGCGCGCGTCCTGGGCAAGCCGTTCGCGGTCGGTGAGCAGCTCACCAAGGCCTACCCCGACGCGATCATGGGCAAGGACATGCCGCTCGGCGCCGTCAACGACGAGTCGCACAAGCAGTATCACGAGGCCGCCGACTTCAGGGCGCTGCTCGAGACCGACCCCGAGGCCGCCGAGGTCATGGATCTCGCGCGCGGCCTCGAAGGGCTCAAGCGTCAGTGGGGCGTGCACGCCGCGGGCGTCATCATGTCGTCCGACCCGTTGATCGACATCATCCCCATCATGCGCCGCGAGCAGGACGGCGCGATCATCACCCAGTTCGACTACCCGACGTGCGAGACGCTCGGCCTGGTCAAGATGGACTTCCTGGGCCTCCGCAACCTCACGATCCTGGACGATGCGCTCGACAACATCGTCGACAACGGCAAGGATCCGCTCGTCCTCGAGGACCTGGAGCTCGCCGATGAGGGGACCTTCAAGCTCCTCCAGAGCGGCGACACCCTGGGCGTCTTCCAGCTCGATGGTCTTGCGATGCGCTCGCTGCTGCGCCAGATGCGTCCCGACTCGTTCGAGGACATCTCGGCTGTGCTCGCGCTGTACCGCCCTGGCCCGATGGGAATGAACTCCCACACCAACTACGCCGAGCGCAAGAACGGCCGCCAGGAGATCCAGCCGATCCACCCCGAGCTCGACGAGCCGCTCAAGGAGGTCCTCGGGATCACCTACGGCCTCATCGTGTACCAGGAGCAGGTGCAGCGCATCGCGCAGATCGTCGCGGGCTACACGCTCGGCGCGGCCGACCTGCTGCGTCGCGCGATGGGCAAGAAGAAGAAGGAGATCCTCGACAAGGAGTTCGAGCCCTTCAAAAACGGTGCTCTCGAGCGCGGGTACTCGATCGAGGCCATCAACGCGCTGTGGGAGACGATGCTCCCGTTCGCCGACTACGCGTTCAACAAGGCGCACACCGCGGCCTACGGCGTCCTCTCCTTCTGGACCGCATACCTCAAGGCGCACTACCCGACCGAGTACATGGCGGCGCTGCTCACGTCGGTCGGCACCGACAAGGACAAGTCGGCGCTCTACCTGGCCGAATGCCGCCGCATGGGCATCAGCGTGCTCACGCCGGACGTCAACGAGTCCCGCGCGTTCTTCTCCGCGGTCGGGTCCGACATCCGCTTCGGCATGGCCGCAGTGCGCAACGTCGGCGCCAACGTCGTCGCGGAGATCGTCAAGGCCCGCGAGGAGAAGGGGAAGTTCACCTCGTTCTCCGACTTCCTCGACAAGGTCCCCGCGTCGGTGTGCAACAAGCGCACGATCGACTCGCTCATCAAGTCCGGCGCGTTTGACTCGCTGGACCACACGCGCCGCTCGCTCAACACGATCCACGAGCAGGCCATCGACTCGGTCGTGGGCGTGAAGCGCCAGGAGGCGACCGGCCAGTTCGACCTGTTCGGGATGGACGAGGAGCTCGGCGGCGGCGTCAAGGTGTCGGTGCCCGACATCGAGGAGTGGGACAAGAAGACCCTCCTCAACCTCGAGCGCGACATGCTCGGCCTGTACGTCTCCGATCACCCGCTGTCCGGGCTCGAGAACGTGCTGCGGTCCGAGTCCTCGCACCAGATCCTCACGGCGACGCCCTCGCACGGCGTGTCGGACGGCGACCAGGTCACCTTCGCGGGCCTGCTCACGCGCGTCGACCGACGCATCGCGAAGTCCGGCAACGCGTACGCGATCGTCACGCTCGAGGACCTCACGGGCGAGACCGAGATCTCCTTCTTCGGCAAGACGTACGAGACGTACGCGCGCGACCTCGCCGACGACGCCGTGATCGTGATCAAGGCGCGCGCTCGCGAGCGTGGCGACGGCGGCATGCAGTTCTCCGCGGTCGAGCTGCGGGTTCCGAACCTCAACGTGCAGGACAACTCGCCGGTCGTCATCACGCTGCCCGCGTCGCGCGCGACCCCGCCCGTGGTCGAGGAGGTGCGGTCGATCCTCACCTCGCACCCCGGCGGCATCGAGGTGAAGCTCGTGCTGACCGGCTCGGGCGACCCCGTGACGGTGTCTGTCGACGACAAGTTCCGCGTCACCCGCTCGAGCGCGCTCTACGGCGACCTCAAGGCGGCGCTCGGTCCGGCCTGTCTCGCCTGA
- a CDS encoding GNAT family N-acetyltransferase yields the protein MRVVSVTTAAQLDQAIALRIQVFVTEQGFDLEGERDAVDDDPRTLHALCLADDGTVLGTARLVAPGSDAGHGVDGGIGGMDATVPHIGRVVVAAAGRGTGAGRALMDYLEREAVARFGADGEVRVEVSAQRQAMPFYHRLGYTAFGDAYLDEHVWHQDAYRIVRAD from the coding sequence ATGCGCGTCGTCTCCGTGACCACGGCGGCGCAGCTGGACCAGGCGATCGCGCTGAGGATCCAGGTGTTCGTCACCGAGCAGGGCTTCGACCTCGAGGGTGAGCGCGACGCCGTCGACGACGATCCGCGTACCCTTCACGCGCTGTGCCTCGCCGACGATGGCACCGTGCTGGGCACCGCGCGGCTGGTCGCGCCTGGCTCCGACGCGGGGCACGGGGTCGACGGCGGCATCGGCGGGATGGACGCCACCGTGCCGCACATCGGGCGTGTGGTGGTCGCGGCCGCGGGCCGCGGCACGGGGGCTGGGCGTGCGCTCATGGACTACCTCGAGCGCGAGGCGGTCGCGCGCTTCGGCGCCGACGGCGAGGTGCGGGTCGAGGTCAGCGCGCAGCGCCAGGCGATGCCGTTCTACCACCGGCTCGGCTATACGGCGTTCGGCGACGCCTACCTGGACGAGCACGTGTGGCACCAGGACGCGTACCGCATCGTCCGCGCGGACTGA
- the hrpA gene encoding ATP-dependent RNA helicase HrpA yields the protein MTADTPPENAPVRRLDRDGNQAQGRSGRRGHGRRRGQGAGRGTPRQPRVSHAALAAAAEKRAAVELPSISYPEELPVSARREDIAAAIRDHQVVIVAGETGSGKTTQLPKICLELGRGRAGQIGHTQPRRIAARSVAERIAEEIGTPLGGIVGYQVRFTDESSPETLVRVMTDGVLLAQIQRDPELRAYDTLIIDEAHERSLNIDFLLGYLTNLLPRRPDLKVIITSATIDSQRFARHFAPGGPLPYVAPEDTDDATAALASSGTTASSLPRDMDDAPVAPIVEVTGRTYPVEILYRPLEGETRGAERDLVTGIVEACDELMTWGDGDILVFLSGEREIRDAADALEGHYGDRVRNPRHPRRIEVLPLYSRLSAAEQHRVFERHSARRIVLSTNVAETSLTVPGIHYVVDPGTARISRYSKATKVQRLPIEPISQASANQRSGRAGRLADGIAIRLYSQEDFEGRPRFTEPEILRTSLASVLLQMISVGVVASPEDMASFPFVEPPDTRAIRDGMNLLAELGAISQRDGQTRLTETGRALARLPMDPRQARMIVEAAKHGVAHEVAVIAAAMSIQDPRERPAEIREAADLLHRRFADPSSDLLSYLNLWEYLRERRRELSGSAFRRLVKAEHLHYLRIREWQDVVQQIREAAKPLGIQMQSGRPKRVTPEGDERATGALRHVWNEEAIHRSVLSGLLSQIGMQETLDVKASDFAHLTGDKRQAAIRKARKRASNEYLGSRGVRFAINPGSALSKKPPEFVMAGEIVETSRMWARDVSSIKPEWAEELAGDLAKKTYSDPHWSTKQGAAMAHEKVLLYGVPIVSDRTILWGRVRPAEAREMFVRHALVQGEWTTHHRFWKDNQRLLAELEEVEARSRTRGLIADEETLFDFYDERIPDSVVSARHFDRWWKGASRTTPDLLTLRRDDLLPPEADVDPEAFPDAWPQGELTLPLQYAFEPGALHDGLTVRIPLALLPRVVPDGFDWLVPGLLEELTTETIRALPKPVRRGLVPAPDTARAVVAWLVRETPAWADMARAGDIAESYRSTFTRAIAAVKDAAIPEDAWTEVDARLPSHLRVTFEAVDGRKAVSSSTSLIALQRELAPRTEAAVKRAVATARPSSRQRGGAKGATPSPANVAPVVPTTLPEQEGLTSWPSLPGGTLPEHVEGVVGGVAVRGYPGIVAEKGRKASLRVMPDAVSRDAAHPAGVRRLLVADLALATGRVTSRWSSKESLLLASASYRNTEALVDDLQLAAVTALTTPGSDTGLDAGAIRSAAAYDHARTVLRERLEDEVQTIVTRVLPALEAARELDSAVRASTSLALLNVLSELRARSADLVGDGFISATPPARLRHLARYLKAAKVRLEKAATASSRDTELAWKVREVADEYEAVRGAVLAGRPDPTRAAALEDVRWMIEEYRVSLFAQTLGTDGPVSDKRIRKALAEIR from the coding sequence ATGACCGCCGACACGCCGCCCGAGAACGCGCCGGTCCGTCGCCTCGACCGCGACGGGAACCAGGCGCAGGGACGCTCCGGTCGCCGCGGTCACGGTCGTCGCCGCGGTCAGGGGGCGGGTCGGGGCACGCCGCGTCAGCCGCGCGTGAGCCATGCCGCTCTCGCGGCCGCCGCGGAGAAGCGCGCCGCAGTCGAGCTGCCCTCGATCTCCTATCCCGAGGAGCTGCCGGTCAGCGCCAGGCGTGAGGACATCGCGGCTGCCATCCGGGACCACCAGGTCGTGATCGTCGCGGGCGAGACCGGCTCGGGCAAGACGACCCAGCTTCCCAAGATCTGCCTCGAGCTCGGTCGCGGCCGTGCCGGCCAGATCGGCCACACCCAGCCGCGCCGCATCGCTGCCCGCTCGGTCGCGGAGCGCATCGCCGAGGAGATCGGCACTCCTCTCGGCGGCATTGTCGGCTACCAGGTGCGATTCACCGACGAGTCCTCGCCCGAGACCCTCGTGCGCGTGATGACCGACGGCGTCCTGCTCGCGCAGATCCAGCGCGACCCCGAGCTACGCGCCTACGACACCCTCATCATCGACGAGGCCCACGAGCGCAGCCTCAACATCGACTTCCTCCTCGGCTACCTCACCAACCTGCTCCCCCGCCGCCCTGACTTGAAGGTCATCATCACGTCGGCGACGATCGACTCGCAGCGATTCGCGAGGCACTTCGCTCCGGGGGGCCCGCTCCCCTACGTGGCACCCGAGGATACGGACGATGCGACCGCCGCCCTGGCATCGTCCGGAACCACCGCATCGTCCCTTCCCAGGGACATGGACGATGCGCCCGTCGCCCCGATCGTCGAGGTCACGGGCCGCACCTACCCGGTCGAGATCCTGTACCGCCCGCTCGAGGGCGAGACCCGTGGCGCCGAGAGGGACCTGGTCACCGGCATCGTCGAGGCGTGCGACGAGCTCATGACGTGGGGCGACGGCGACATCCTCGTGTTCCTCTCGGGCGAGCGGGAGATCCGCGACGCCGCCGACGCGCTCGAGGGCCACTACGGCGACCGCGTGCGCAATCCCCGGCACCCCCGCCGGATCGAGGTCCTCCCGCTCTACAGCCGGCTCAGCGCCGCCGAGCAGCACCGCGTGTTCGAGCGCCACTCCGCGCGCCGCATCGTCCTGTCGACGAACGTCGCAGAGACGTCGCTGACCGTCCCCGGCATCCACTACGTCGTGGACCCCGGCACCGCGCGCATCTCGCGCTACTCGAAGGCCACCAAGGTGCAGCGCCTGCCGATCGAGCCGATCTCGCAGGCGAGCGCGAACCAGCGCTCCGGTCGCGCGGGACGCCTCGCCGACGGCATCGCGATCCGCCTGTACTCCCAGGAGGACTTCGAGGGCCGGCCTCGGTTCACCGAGCCCGAGATCCTGCGCACGTCGCTCGCGTCGGTGCTGCTCCAGATGATCTCCGTCGGCGTGGTCGCCTCGCCCGAGGACATGGCGTCCTTCCCGTTCGTCGAGCCGCCGGACACCCGCGCCATCCGCGACGGCATGAACCTGCTCGCCGAGCTCGGCGCGATCTCGCAGCGCGACGGTCAGACCCGGCTGACCGAGACGGGCCGTGCACTCGCGCGCCTGCCCATGGACCCGCGCCAGGCCCGCATGATCGTCGAGGCCGCCAAGCACGGCGTCGCGCACGAGGTCGCCGTGATCGCCGCGGCCATGTCCATCCAGGATCCGCGCGAGCGCCCCGCGGAGATCCGGGAGGCCGCGGACCTCCTGCATCGCCGCTTCGCCGACCCGTCGTCGGATCTGCTGTCCTACCTCAACCTGTGGGAGTACCTCCGCGAGCGCCGCCGCGAGCTGTCCGGCTCCGCGTTCCGCCGCCTCGTCAAGGCCGAGCACCTGCACTATCTGCGGATCCGCGAGTGGCAGGACGTGGTCCAGCAGATCCGCGAGGCCGCGAAGCCGCTCGGCATCCAGATGCAGTCGGGGAGGCCGAAGAGGGTCACCCCCGAGGGCGATGAGAGGGCCACCGGTGCGCTGCGGCACGTGTGGAACGAGGAGGCCATCCACCGCTCGGTCCTGTCCGGGCTGCTGTCCCAGATCGGCATGCAGGAGACCCTCGACGTCAAGGCCTCCGACTTCGCTCACCTCACCGGCGACAAGCGCCAGGCCGCGATCCGCAAGGCCCGCAAGCGCGCCTCGAACGAGTACCTCGGCTCGCGCGGCGTGCGCTTCGCGATCAACCCCGGATCCGCGCTGTCCAAGAAGCCTCCGGAGTTCGTCATGGCCGGCGAGATCGTCGAGACGAGCCGCATGTGGGCGCGCGACGTCTCCTCGATCAAGCCCGAGTGGGCCGAGGAGCTCGCGGGCGACCTCGCCAAGAAGACGTACTCGGACCCGCACTGGTCGACGAAGCAGGGGGCCGCGATGGCCCACGAGAAGGTGCTGCTCTACGGTGTCCCGATCGTGTCCGACCGCACGATCCTGTGGGGACGAGTACGACCCGCAGAGGCGCGCGAGATGTTCGTCCGCCACGCGCTCGTGCAGGGCGAGTGGACCACGCACCACAGATTCTGGAAGGACAACCAGCGGCTGCTCGCCGAGCTCGAGGAGGTCGAGGCCCGCTCGCGCACGCGCGGCCTCATCGCCGACGAGGAGACGCTGTTCGACTTCTACGACGAACGGATTCCCGACTCCGTCGTCTCCGCGCGCCATTTCGATCGCTGGTGGAAGGGCGCTTCGCGGACCACGCCCGATCTGCTCACGCTGCGCCGCGACGACCTGCTGCCGCCCGAGGCGGACGTCGACCCCGAGGCCTTCCCCGATGCGTGGCCTCAGGGCGAGCTCACGCTGCCGCTGCAGTACGCGTTCGAGCCCGGGGCGCTGCACGACGGGCTGACCGTCCGCATCCCGCTCGCGCTGCTCCCCCGCGTGGTGCCCGACGGCTTCGACTGGCTCGTGCCGGGCCTGCTCGAGGAGCTCACCACCGAGACGATCCGAGCGCTCCCCAAGCCCGTGCGGCGCGGCCTCGTTCCAGCACCCGACACCGCGCGCGCGGTCGTCGCGTGGCTTGTCCGCGAGACGCCCGCCTGGGCGGACATGGCTCGCGCCGGGGACATAGCCGAGTCGTACCGCTCCACGTTCACGCGCGCGATCGCGGCCGTCAAGGACGCCGCCATCCCCGAGGACGCATGGACCGAGGTCGACGCGCGGCTGCCCTCGCACCTGCGCGTGACCTTCGAGGCGGTCGACGGCCGCAAGGCGGTGTCCTCCTCCACGAGCCTGATCGCGCTGCAGCGCGAGCTCGCGCCCCGCACGGAGGCCGCCGTGAAGCGCGCCGTCGCGACGGCGCGCCCGTCGTCCCGGCAGCGCGGCGGCGCGAAGGGAGCGACGCCCTCCCCCGCGAACGTCGCGCCGGTCGTCCCGACGACGCTGCCCGAGCAGGAAGGGCTCACCTCGTGGCCCTCGCTCCCCGGCGGGACACTCCCCGAGCACGTCGAGGGCGTCGTCGGCGGCGTGGCAGTGCGCGGCTACCCGGGGATTGTCGCCGAGAAGGGTCGCAAGGCCTCGCTGCGGGTCATGCCCGACGCCGTCTCGCGCGACGCGGCCCACCCGGCCGGGGTCAGGCGCCTGCTCGTGGCCGACCTCGCCCTCGCGACGGGACGCGTCACGTCGCGCTGGAGCTCGAAGGAGTCGCTGCTTCTCGCCTCGGCTTCGTACCGGAACACCGAGGCGCTCGTCGACGACCTTCAGCTCGCGGCGGTCACCGCCCTCACCACGCCAGGCTCCGACACCGGGCTCGACGCGGGAGCGATCCGATCCGCGGCAGCCTACGACCACGCGCGCACCGTGCTGCGCGAACGGCTCGAGGACGAGGTTCAGACGATCGTCACACGCGTCCTGCCCGCGCTCGAGGCCGCCCGCGAGCTCGACTCGGCCGTGCGGGCCTCGACGTCGCTGGCGCTGCTGAACGTGCTGTCGGAGCTGCGCGCGCGGTCCGCCGACCTCGTGGGCGACGGCTTCATCTCCGCGACGCCTCCCGCGCGGCTCAGGCACCTCGCCCGCTACCTCAAGGCCGCCAAGGTGCGGCTCGAGAAGGCGGCCACCGCATCGTCCAGGGACACCGAGCTCGCGTGGAAGGTGCGAGAGGTCGCCGACGAGTACGAGGCCGTGCGCGGCGCAGTGCTCGCCGGACGGCCCGATCCGACGCGCGCGGCGGCGCTCGAGGACGTCCGCTGGATGATCGAGGAGTACCGCGTCTCGCTGTTCGCCCAGACGCTCGGCACAGACGGACCCGTGTCGGACAAGCGCATCCGCAAGGCGCTCGCCGAGATCCGCTAG
- the lspA gene encoding signal peptidase II: protein MSWRPAFWLAAILTVAVDQATKQWALSALTPGTEHQLLGDLLSLQLVFNSGAAFSFGNSSTLILTVVAVVLTVGILWYGRRASATWSAVLLGMGLGGAIGNLIDRLFREPSFGEGHVVDMIKYGDLFIGNVADIAIVGAAIWAVIAGLFGHRLLEHEAATEAEATESTADGV, encoded by the coding sequence TTGAGCTGGCGGCCAGCCTTCTGGCTGGCCGCGATCCTCACGGTGGCGGTCGACCAGGCCACCAAGCAGTGGGCGCTGTCGGCCCTCACGCCGGGCACGGAGCATCAGCTCCTCGGTGACCTGCTGTCGCTGCAGCTGGTGTTCAACTCGGGAGCGGCCTTCTCCTTCGGCAACTCGAGCACCCTGATCCTGACGGTCGTCGCCGTCGTGCTGACCGTCGGCATCCTCTGGTACGGCCGACGGGCGTCTGCGACGTGGTCCGCCGTGCTGCTCGGCATGGGCCTGGGCGGCGCGATCGGCAACCTTATCGACCGGCTCTTCCGCGAGCCGTCGTTTGGGGAGGGCCACGTGGTCGACATGATCAAGTACGGCGACCTCTTCATCGGCAACGTCGCGGACATCGCGATCGTGGGAGCCGCGATCTGGGCGGTCATCGCCGGGCTGTTCGGGCATCGTCTCCTCGAGCACGAGGCGGCGACCGAGGCCGAGGCCACGGAGAGCACGGCCGACGGTGTCTGA
- a CDS encoding alpha/beta hydrolase: MSDRRKAPVWLVWTERGLALAALLVVAWVALTAWGGVSHGHPLYPALLLVTVLGAALVGVATWRGWGGARTWQIVLRVCAAVAGVAWIAAMAWLKPFSATEPALAAMESDEAVAVTETSTQIVLQPTGEASTVALAFQPGARVDPRAYAAVLRPLAEAGHTVVIVKQPLGIGFLALDGYAAATAIDPSLEWAVGGHSLGGTVAALEAESAAEAPAGLLFFASYPADDMSGFAGTVLSISGSEDGLATPDKIEASAEDLPADTTFTVIEGGSHAQFGAYGLQPGDGTATISDDEAREQISDATVAFLDSLAS; the protein is encoded by the coding sequence GTGAGCGACCGCAGGAAAGCGCCCGTCTGGCTCGTGTGGACCGAGCGAGGGCTCGCCCTCGCCGCGCTCCTCGTGGTGGCATGGGTGGCGCTCACCGCATGGGGAGGCGTCTCCCACGGGCATCCGCTGTATCCCGCGCTGCTCCTCGTCACGGTGCTCGGCGCCGCGCTCGTCGGAGTCGCGACGTGGCGTGGCTGGGGCGGGGCCCGCACATGGCAGATCGTCCTCCGCGTGTGCGCCGCAGTCGCGGGGGTGGCATGGATCGCCGCGATGGCGTGGCTCAAGCCGTTCTCCGCGACGGAGCCCGCGCTCGCCGCGATGGAGTCCGACGAGGCGGTAGCGGTCACCGAGACGAGCACGCAGATCGTCCTGCAGCCGACCGGCGAGGCGAGCACCGTGGCCCTCGCGTTCCAGCCCGGCGCGCGCGTCGATCCGCGCGCCTACGCCGCCGTGCTGCGGCCGCTCGCGGAGGCCGGCCACACCGTGGTCATCGTCAAGCAGCCGCTCGGGATCGGCTTCCTCGCCCTCGACGGCTACGCGGCCGCGACGGCGATCGATCCCTCGTTGGAGTGGGCCGTGGGCGGGCACTCGCTCGGAGGCACGGTGGCTGCGCTCGAGGCCGAGAGCGCCGCCGAAGCGCCCGCAGGGCTGCTGTTCTTCGCGTCCTACCCTGCCGACGACATGAGCGGCTTCGCGGGTACGGTGCTGTCGATCTCGGGCTCGGAGGACGGCCTTGCGACCCCCGACAAGATCGAGGCCTCGGCCGAGGACCTGCCTGCCGACACGACCTTCACCGTGATCGAGGGAGGCAGCCACGCCCAGTTCGGCGCCTACGGCCTCCAGCCGGGCGACGGCACGGCGACCATCTCCGATGACGAGGCTCGCGAGCAGATCTCGGACGCGACCGTGGCCTTCCTGGACTCGCTCGCATCCTGA